GATCATGCTACTGCATCTATTTTCTTTGTATTTCGAGAGTTTGATCTTAACGACCATCCTTGTCGTGATTTTTCTGGGGATTTGGATTGGATTGAGAGCTATGTCTGGTGTGGACAAGACAGCCAAAGCTCGCCAAGCCCATCTCTATGATATGATTATGATTGGAGTTTTGGTCATTCCGGTGTTATCCTTTGCCGTCATGAGTTTGCTCTTGGTTTTCAAGGCATAATCCTTGCGTGACTAGCAAGAATGAGTTAGAATAAAGATAGTTACAACAAGAAAGAAGGAATCGAAATGTACGATACGATTATTATCGGTGCTGGACCTGCGGGAATGACCGCTGCCTTATATGCTGCTCGAAGCAATCTGAAAGTGGCTTTGATTGAAGGTGGTCTGTCAGGCGGGCAAATGAATAACACATCTGATATTGAAAACTATCCAGGTTATGCCAACATCAGTGGACCTGAATTAGCTGAAAAGATGTTTGAACCACTTGAAAACCTTGGAGTGGAGCATCTTTATGGCTATGTTGAAAATATTGAAGACCAGGGTGACTATAAGAAGGTAATCACTGATGATCAAGTTTACGAAACCCGTACTGTCATTGTAGCAACTGGTTCTAAACACCGTCTTTTGGGAGTTCCCGGAGAAGAAGAACTGAACAGTCGTGGTGTTTCTTACTGTGCGGTCTGTGATGGAGCTTTCTTCCGTGACCAAGACTTGCTCGTAGTCGGTGGTGGAGATTCAGCGGTAGAAGAAGCTCTCTTCTTAACTCGCTTTGCCAAGTCCGTCACTATTGTTCACCGTCGAGATGAACTTCGTGCCCAAAAGGTTTTGCAAGACCGTGCTTTTGCAAATGAGAAAGTCAACTTTATCTGGGATTCTGTTGTCAAGGAAATCAAAGGTGAAAACCGAGTAGAATCTGTCGTATTTGAAAATGTAAAAACGGGTCAAGTGACAGAGCAAGCCTTCGGTGGTGTCTTTATCTATGTCGGTTTGGATCCTGTTAGCGATTTTGTTAAAGAATTGAATATTCAAGACCAGGCAGGCTGGATTGTAACAGATAATCACATGAAAACTGCCGTTGACGGTATCTTTGCAGTTGGAGATGTTCGCCAGAAAGACCTTCGCCAAGTAACAACAGCAGTTGGAGATGGGGCTATCGCTGGTCAAGAAGCTTACAAATTTATTACAGAACATAGTTAAGAAAAAAGTTTCCAATCACTTGATTGGAAACTTTTTTATAGTCGGTTTCGGAAAACTTCGTACATGAGAATGGCTGCAGCCACACTGGCATTGAGACTTTGAACATGCCCATTCATGGGAATGGTAATCATCTCATCGACCTGTTTTTTGATGTTGCTGGAGATGCCTTTTCCTTCATTTCCGATGATGAGGGCGATTTTCCCTTTTGTATTCCACTTGTGGCAAGGAGTACCGTTCATATCCGTTCCAAAGGTCCAGAAGCCTTCAGCCTTTAGTTTGTCTAGGGTTTGACTAAGGTTGGTCACTCGGGCAATCGGTACATGCTCAATAGCACCTGTGGCCGTTTTGGCAACGACAGGAGTCACTCCGACAGCACGGTGTTTGGGGATAATGACTCCTGAAACATTGGTCGCATCAGCTGTTCGCAAGATTGAACCCAGATTATGAGGGTCAGTTAGACCATCCAGAATCAATAAAAGTGGATTTTCTTCTTGACGTGTTTTTGCAAGGATGTGATCCAGCTCACTATAGGCAAATTCGGACACTCGTAGAACAAAACCTTGGTGGACAGCGCCTTCAGTCATCTCAGACAGGGATTTTTTTGAAGTCCAAGAAATGGATACCTTCTTTTCTGTAGCCAGTTCCTTGACTTTTTCAACATTCTTACCTCGAAGATCTTCTTGGAGGTAAAGTTTATTTCCAGTGTTTGCAAGGAGGGCTTCTGTAACGGCGTGGACGCCATAGACAATATCATTTGTTTTCATGCCTCTATTATAACACAAAACCCCGTCTTGCAACGGGATTTTCTTTATTCAAGGATGAGGAGTCCATCTTTGACAGCAAATGGATCTTTTTCATTGATACGATCGTAAAACATGATTCCGTTTAGATGATCAATTTCATGTTGGACAACGATAGAGTTGTAACCTTTGAGCTTGATTCGGTGTTTTTCGCCATCCTTGTCAAAGTAATCAACAGTGACACGGGCATGACGGACAACATAGCCAGGCACATTTCGGTCAACAGAAAGACAACCTTCTCCTTCGCCAAGAGCAGCGTCCTGAACAGAGTGAGAGACGATTTTTGGATTGTACATAATGGCTTGCAAGTCGTAGGCTTCCTGAGGAGTTTCACCTTCTTCTACAATATTTGGGACCAAAACGGCAATAATGCGTTTTGAGATATCGAGTTGGGGAGCAGCCAATCCAACACCACCGCGGAGCCCCATTTTCTCAGCCATAACAGGATCTTGGGAATGTTTGAGGAATTGCATCATCTTTTCGCCAAGGATGATTTCCTGGTCAGACAGTGGGAAAGTGACCTCCTCAGCAACTGCGCGAAGCGTCGGATTCCCCTCGCGGATAATATCGTTCATATCAATTAAGTGAGCAGCTTTTGTAATACGTTCTATTGCAGACATTTTCTCTCCTTTCATTACCTCTACATGATAACACAAAATAGGTTAGAAAGAAAGTCGCAGAAGTTCCTAAAAAATAATATAATAAACGGTATTCCTCTTTTGTCTGTGGTATAATAAAAGAAAAGACTCGCAGTAAAAGCAAGGGGAATAAAGATGGAAAAGCGACAAGATAGACGGTCTCAGGGCTCTCTTTATGGGGTGTGGAGAACTAGTGTGGATTTCTTTCGGAATTATAAATCCTGGACCAATGCCCAGTTTATTATTGTGTTATTGCTTGCAGTTGCCTTATCCATGGGGGGGAACTTATTAGTTCGAGCAGTACAAAGTAGTAAGGGAACGAGTCCTAGTAGTCAAACTATTGATTCTGCAAGTACATCTGGTCAATCCAAGGAAGATCAGTCTGGTGAAACGACGGCGCGTATCATGGCAAATGGTGACCTTCTTTATCATATCCCCATCTACCGAACAGCTCTTAAAGAAGATGGAACCTATGATTTCCATGAAAATTTTGAGTATGTAAAACCTTGGCTCAAGCAAGCGGATTTGGTGATTGGTGACTTTGAAGGAACGGTGAACAAGGACCACTATTTGGCAGGTTATCCTCTCTTTAATGCACCAGGGGAAGTCATGGATGCGATCAAGGATGCAGGCTACCAAGTTCTAGACTTGGCTCATAATCATATTTTGGATTCTCAAATTGATGGGGTGGTTTCAACGGCTCAAGCTATTGAAAAGGCTGGAATGACACCCATCGGAGTCTATACACATGAATCCCGTGACCAAGCCCCTATAGTCATCAAGGAAGTCAATGGTATCAAGGTAGCTCTCCTGGCCTATTCCTACGGTTTTAATGGCATTGAGCAGTATATCTCTCAAGAGGACTATAATCGCTATCTTTCTGATTTGAATGAAGATAAGATGAAGGCAGAAATCGAGCGTGCAGAGAAGGAGGCGGATATTACTGTCATCATGCCTCAGATGGGAATTGAGTACCAGCTAGAACCAACGGAAGAACAGAAAACACTGTACCATAAGATGATTGACTGGGGAGCAGATATTATCTTTGGAGGGCATCCTCACGTCGTTGAACCTGCTGAGACAGTTGAAAAAGATGGTGACAAAAAATTGATCATCTACTCCATGGGGAATTTCCTCTCAAATCAACGTATTGAAACCATGCAAGATGAGGAAAATGCCAAGTGGACGGAGCGCGGTGTTCTCATGGATGTGACCATTAAGAAAAAAGATGGCAAGACTAGGATTGAAACGGCCAAAGCGCATCCTACTTGGGTCAATCGAACACCCAAAGGGACATACTCTCCAGAAGGCTATCCGCTCTTCCTCTATCAGACCTATATCCTAGAGGACTTCATCGAGGGGGGCAGTCACCGTGACAAGTTGGACGAAGAGACCAAGGAACGAATTGACACGGCCTATAAAGAAATGAATGAACATGTAGGGTTGAAGTGGTAGGCACTTGCCCTAAAGGAGACGAGATGACGATTAAATTAATTGCAACAGACATGGATGGAACCTTGCTAGACCCGAGGGGGCAGCTGGATCTGCCCCGCTTGGAAAAGATTTTAGATCAGCTGGATCAAAGGGATATCCGTTTTGTCATTGCGACAGGGAATGAAGTTCACCGTATGAGGCAATTACTAGAACACTTGGCGAGTAGAGTAGTTCTAGTCGTTGCCAATGGGGCGCGTATTTTTGAAAACAATAAACTGATTCAAGCGCAGACCTGGGATGATGCTATGGTTGACAAGGCTTTAGTTCATTTTAAAGGGAGAGAGTGCCGAGATCAGTTTGTTGTAACAGGTATGAAGGGTGGTTTTGTCAAGAAAGGGACTGTGTTTACAGACCTAGAAAAATTTATGACACCAGAGATGATTGAAAAATTCTATCAACGAATGAATTTTGTGGAAGACTTGCAAGCTGACCTCTTCGGTGGAGTGTTAAAGATGAGCATGGTTGTTGGTGAAGAACGTTCTAGTTCAGTTTTGCAGGAAATCAATGACCTCTTTGATGGTCGTGTAAGGGCTGTTTCTAGCGGTTATGGCTGTATCGACATCCTGCAGGCTGGGGTTCACAAGGCTTGGGGATTGGAAGAATTACTCAAGCTCTGGGATTTGACATCAGAACAAATTATGGCTTTTGGTGATAGCGAAAATGATGTTGAGATGTTGGAGATGGCTGGAATTGCCTATGCTATGGAAAATGCTGATGATGAGGCCAAGGCAGTTGCAACAGCCCTAGCTCCAGCTAACAGCCAAGGGGGCGTTTATCAGATTCTAGAAAAGTGGTTAGAGAAAGAGGGATAAGGTGGCAGTACAGTTATTAGAAAATTGGCTTCTAAAAGAGCAAGCAAAGATTCAAACCAAGTATCGTGAACTCAATCAAATTTCTCTTTTAGAACCAGATATGATTTTTATCGGCGATTCGATTGTAGAATACTACCCTTTGCAAGAGTTACTCGGGACTGCCAAGACGATTGTTAATCGAGGCATCCGAGGTTACCAGACGAGATTGTTATTAGAGAATTTGGATGCCCATCTTTATGGTGATGCTGTCGATCAAATTGTTCTCCTAATTGGGACAAATGATATTGGAAAAGATATTCCCATGAATGAAGCCTTGGATAATCTTGAAGGTGTAATCCAATCGATTGCCCGAGATTATCCGCTGTCACAAATAAAGCTCCTTTCGATTCTACCAGTCAATGAAGGAGAAGAATACAAGCAGACAGTATATATTCGTACCAATGAAAAGATCAGAGAATGGAATCAAGCCTATGAGGCTCTAGCATCCGCTTATATGCAGGTAGATTTTGTACCGATTTATGATAGTTTGACAGATTCAAAAGGACAACTTCAATCATCCTATACAACGGACGGCCTCCATCTAAGTGTAGCCGGTTATCAAGCATTATCAGATGCTTTGAAAACGTATCTTTTCTAAAGAATTGGCTTGATTTTGCATTTTTTATTAAGATAGGTTATAATAGTTCTATAATCTTGGGGTCGTTACGGATTCGACAGGCATTATGAGGCATATTTTGCAACCCGTGTGGCGACGCAAACGCTCAGTTAAATATAACTGCAAAAAATAACACTTCTTACGCTCTAGCTGCCTAAAAACCAGCAGGCGTGACCTGATTTGGATTGCTCGTGTTCAATGACAGGTCTTATGATTAGCGAGATACGATCAAGCCTTGTCTAGTGGTTTGATAGGAGATTGATAGACTCGCAGTTCCTAGGCTTGAGTTATGTGTCGAGGGACTGTTAAAACAATACATAACCTATGGTTGTAGACAAATATGTTAGCAGGTGTTTGGACGTGGGTTCGACTCCCACCGGCTCCATTATGAACAGGTATACAGTAGATTTTTTCCAAATTGTATCCTTTGTTGTATCCTATTTATTCTAGTGTGTTAGTGGAGAATTACTCAAGAGGCTGAAGAGGACGGTTTGCTAAATCGTTAGGTCGGGTAACTGGCGCGGGGGTTCGAATCCCCCATTCTCCGTTAGATAAACCCAGTGTTTTTCTAAACAACTATCCTTGGAGGTGGTCTCCAAGAGTAATTTTTCATAAAGAGGTGAAACATGAAAAAGATCAAGTTACTAAGTATCTTAGCACTTTCAACAGTTGTCTTGGGTGCATGTTCTGTATTTTCTAATCAGTCATCTGAAGCTTCTTCTGATAACAAGGAGAATACGGAACAAGTTGAGAAGAAAGATGAAGCTGCAGAAGTTAAAGAAAAAGTTACAAAAGATGCTGAGATTCTCTTAGACTCAGTTCTTACTAGCGACTCTGCTCGATTTAAGAAAATTTATGGCGAAACCTATGAAAAATGGACTGAGGCCATTTTTGCAGTGCAAACAAGTGAAAAAATCAAAGAAGAAGGTCTTTCACCTGCATCTACCTATTCAGTACAATGGCACAAAGATTTCCCTGTAGAAACTCCAGAAGAAACCATTTCAGGTTTCTTGAAGATGAAACGCAAGTTATTCCAAGATATCGGCTCTTACACTGTTAAAGATGTAAAGGTTGATGAATCTGGCAATACTGCGACTGTTACTTTTAACTCTAAGAAGTTGCATTCTAAAGGGTTGACTTCATCAATTCGAGAAGTTCTAACAATTCTTATTGGTGGTATCGATAACCTAGGTAAGTACAACCAAGCTGGTTCAAACGTCGACATCAAGCGTTACCAAACATTGGTGACATATTGGATTTACGAACACCTCTTCAGAAAAGATTTTGCTACCTACAGTGATGTAGATGCTGAAGCTGCTCTTACACCTCTTACTACTGGAGATTTTGATACAGAAATCAAACTAACCAAGGATAAGGATGGAAACTGGCTGATTTCTCAAGAAGATTATCGTACTTTATCAACTGAGTTAATGGATACTACTGAGGGATATGATAAGATTGATCGTAAGAACTCTACAAAATCTAAGAGCAAATCAACAGACAAGTCTTCAGATAAATCTTCAAACAAATCCACTGATAAATCAACAGACAAATCTTCAGATAAAAAAGATAAAAGCAATATCTAATCACAAGATTTAGAAGAAAAACAAGTAGTCTTAATAAACTACTTGTTTTTTTATGAAATCAAAGTGATTCTAGGGTAGGGTACAAAAATGTGGCGTGGTTGTTAGAATAACTCAGCCTTTCATTTCTATATATTGTTCTTAGAACGATAAAAAACTGCATTGAGGTGCAGTTTTTCTTTTTTCTACGGAAGACATGGGATTCGAACCCACGCACGCTGTTACACGTCTACCGCGTTTCCAACACGGCCTCTTAAGCCTCTTGAGTAATCTTCCAATACTTACTCAAATAGTCTACCATAAAGCCACTTATCTTGCAATAAAAATTCTGGAAATAAGAAAAATGATAGAATTTGAAAGAAAATGATAAAAAGTGCTTGACTTTGGTAGAGAATGTGCTAGAATGAATAGTGTAAACGATAACAGGAGGTGATTTGGTGTTAAAAACTGAGCGGAAGCAACTGATTTTAGAGGAGTTAAATCAACATCATGTAGTTTCCCTAGAAAAATTGGTTAGTCTATTAGAAACATCAGAATCAACGGTACGAAGAGATTTGGATGAGTTGGAGGCGGAAAACAAGCTTCGCCGTGTGCATGGTGGAGCAGAACTACCTCACTCCTTGCAGGAAGAAGAAACCATCCAAGAAAAATCTGTCAAAAACCTTCAAGAGAAGAAGCTACTGGCTCAAAAAGCAGCCTCTCTTATTAAGGAAAAAGATGTCATCTTTATCGATGCTGGAACGACAACTGCTTTTTTAATCAAGGAATTGGTTAATAAGAATATCACAGTTGTGACCAACTCCATTCACCATGCGGTTCAGTTGGTTGAAAAACAGATTCCAACTGTCATGGTTGGAGGAAGTGTCAAAATGGCAACAGATGCATGTATCGGTGGTGTTGCTCTTAACCAAATCAATCAATTGCACTTTGACCGTGCCTTTATTGGGATGAATGGTATCGACGATGGTTATTATACGACTCCAGATATGGAGGAGGGAGCTGTAAAACGTGCTATTTTGGAGAATGCCAAACAAACCTATGTCTTGGTTGATTCGTCAAAGATTGGTCAAACTTGCTTTGCCAAGGTAGCACCGCTTAAACGCGCTATTGTCATCACAAGTCAAGGGCATGAGCTCTTGCAGGCTATTAAGAAGAAAACGGAGGTAATAGAAGTATGATTTATACAGTCACACTTAATCCATCCATAGACTATATCGTGCGCTTGGACCAAGTTCAAGTCGGCAGTGTCAATCGTATGGACAGTGATGATAAGTTTGCTGGTGGGAAAGGAATCAATGTCAGTCGTGTCTTGAAACGCTTGGATATTCCTAATACTGCGACTGGATTTATCGGAGGCTTTACTGGTAAATTTATCACAGATACTTTGGCAGAAGAGGAAATCGAAACGCGTTTTGTCCAAGTAGCAGAAGATACGCGCATCAATGTTAAAATCAAAGCAGACCAAGAAACAGAAATCAACGGAACGGGTCCAACCGTCGAACCGGCTCAGCTAGAAGAATTGAAAGCTATCTTATCTAGTTTAACAGCAGAAGATACAGTGGTGTTTGCAGGTTCAAGTGCTAAGAATCTAGGTAATGTTATCTACAAAGATTTGATTGCCTTGACACGCCAGACTGGTGCGCAAGTGGTTTGTGACTTTGAAGGACAGACCTTGATTGATAGTTTGGACTACCAGCCACTTTTGGTTAAACCAAACAATCACGAACTTGGAGCTATCTTTGGAGTGAAACTCGAAAGTTTAGATGAAATCGAGAACTATGCTCGTCAGTTACTGGCCAAAGGAGCTCAAAACGTCATTATCTCCATGGCTGGGGACGGTGCACTTCTTGTCACATCTGAGGGAGCTTACTTCGCTAAACCAATCAAGGGAACAGTCAAAAATTCAGTCGGGGCTGGTGACTCTATGGTTGCTGGGTTTACAGGTGAATTTGTCAAATCTAAAGACGCAGTAGAGGCCTTCAAATGGGGAGTAGCTTGTGGAACAGCAACTACCTTCTCGGATGACTTGGCAACAGCGGAATTTATTAAAGAAACATATGAAAAAGTTGAGGTAGAAAAACGATGAAAATTCAAGACCTATTGAGAAAAGATGTCATGTTGCTGGATTTGCAAGCAACTGAAAAAACAGCTGTCATCGAAGAGATGATTAAAAGTTTGGTAGATCACGGTTACGTGACGGATTTTGAAACCTTTAAAGAAGGGATCTTAACGCGTGAAGCTCTCACTTCCACTGGTTTAGGTGACGGAATTGCTATGCCTCATAGCAAGAACTCTGCTGTCAAAGAAGCAACGGTTCTCTTTGCTAAGTCAAACAAGGGTGTTGACTATGAAAGCTTGGATGGGCAACCAACAGACCTCTTCTTCATGATTGCAGCTCCAGAAGGTGCTAATGATACTCACTTGGCTGCCTTGGCAGAATTGTCTCAATACTTGATGAAAGACGGTTTTGCTGACAAACTTCGCCAAGTAACATCAGCTGATCAAGTTATTGAACTTTTTGACCAAGCTTCAGAAAAAGCTGAGGAGCCTGTTCAAGCACCTGCCAATGAATCTGGCGACTTTATCGTAGCTGTTACAGCTTGTACGACAGGTATTGCCCACACATACATGGCCCAAGAAGCTCTTCAAAAAGTAGCTGCCGAAATGGGTGTTGGGATCAAGGTTGAAACAAACGGAGCTAGCGGTGTTGGGAACCAATTGACTGCAGAGGACATCCGCAAGGCTAAAGCTGTTATCATCGCAGCAGACAAGGCTGTTGAGATGGACCGCTTTGATGGAAAACCTTTGGTTAACCGTCCAGTTGCAGACGGTATCCGTAAGACTGAAGAATTGATCAACTTGGCTCTTTCAGGAGATGCTGAAGTTTATCGTGCTGCTAATGGAGCAAAAGCTGCAACGGCATCTAATGAAAAACAAAGTATCGGTGGTGCCTTCTACAAACACTTGATGAGTGGTGTATCCCAAATGTTGCCATTCGTTATTGGTGGTGGTATCATGATTGCCCTTGCCTTCTTAATCGACGGAGCTTTTGGTGTGCCACAAGATAGTCTTGGCAATCTCGGATCCTACCATGAGCTAGCTTCTATGTTCATGAAAATCG
This genomic stretch from Streptococcus sp. 1643 harbors:
- the trxB gene encoding thioredoxin-disulfide reductase yields the protein MYDTIIIGAGPAGMTAALYAARSNLKVALIEGGLSGGQMNNTSDIENYPGYANISGPELAEKMFEPLENLGVEHLYGYVENIEDQGDYKKVITDDQVYETRTVIVATGSKHRLLGVPGEEELNSRGVSYCAVCDGAFFRDQDLLVVGGGDSAVEEALFLTRFAKSVTIVHRRDELRAQKVLQDRAFANEKVNFIWDSVVKEIKGENRVESVVFENVKTGQVTEQAFGGVFIYVGLDPVSDFVKELNIQDQAGWIVTDNHMKTAVDGIFAVGDVRQKDLRQVTTAVGDGAIAGQEAYKFITEHS
- a CDS encoding HAD family hydrolase, which produces MTIKLIATDMDGTLLDPRGQLDLPRLEKILDQLDQRDIRFVIATGNEVHRMRQLLEHLASRVVLVVANGARIFENNKLIQAQTWDDAMVDKALVHFKGRECRDQFVVTGMKGGFVKKGTVFTDLEKFMTPEMIEKFYQRMNFVEDLQADLFGGVLKMSMVVGEERSSSVLQEINDLFDGRVRAVSSGYGCIDILQAGVHKAWGLEELLKLWDLTSEQIMAFGDSENDVEMLEMAGIAYAMENADDEAKAVATALAPANSQGGVYQILEKWLEKEG
- the pfkB gene encoding 1-phosphofructokinase, with the translated sequence MIYTVTLNPSIDYIVRLDQVQVGSVNRMDSDDKFAGGKGINVSRVLKRLDIPNTATGFIGGFTGKFITDTLAEEEIETRFVQVAEDTRINVKIKADQETEINGTGPTVEPAQLEELKAILSSLTAEDTVVFAGSSAKNLGNVIYKDLIALTRQTGAQVVCDFEGQTLIDSLDYQPLLVKPNNHELGAIFGVKLESLDEIENYARQLLAKGAQNVIISMAGDGALLVTSEGAYFAKPIKGTVKNSVGAGDSMVAGFTGEFVKSKDAVEAFKWGVACGTATTFSDDLATAEFIKETYEKVEVEKR
- a CDS encoding SGNH/GDSL hydrolase family protein; translated protein: MAVQLLENWLLKEQAKIQTKYRELNQISLLEPDMIFIGDSIVEYYPLQELLGTAKTIVNRGIRGYQTRLLLENLDAHLYGDAVDQIVLLIGTNDIGKDIPMNEALDNLEGVIQSIARDYPLSQIKLLSILPVNEGEEYKQTVYIRTNEKIREWNQAYEALASAYMQVDFVPIYDSLTDSKGQLQSSYTTDGLHLSVAGYQALSDALKTYLF
- a CDS encoding fructose-specific PTS transporter subunit EIIC is translated as MKIQDLLRKDVMLLDLQATEKTAVIEEMIKSLVDHGYVTDFETFKEGILTREALTSTGLGDGIAMPHSKNSAVKEATVLFAKSNKGVDYESLDGQPTDLFFMIAAPEGANDTHLAALAELSQYLMKDGFADKLRQVTSADQVIELFDQASEKAEEPVQAPANESGDFIVAVTACTTGIAHTYMAQEALQKVAAEMGVGIKVETNGASGVGNQLTAEDIRKAKAVIIAADKAVEMDRFDGKPLVNRPVADGIRKTEELINLALSGDAEVYRAANGAKAATASNEKQSIGGAFYKHLMSGVSQMLPFVIGGGIMIALAFLIDGAFGVPQDSLGNLGSYHELASMFMKIGGAAFGLMLPVFAGYVAYSIAEKPGLVAGFVAGAIAKEGFAFGKIPYAAGGEATSTLAGVSSGFLGALVGGFIAGALVLAIKKYVKVPRSLEGAKSILLLPLLGTILTGFVMLAVNIPMAEINTAMNNFLGGLGGGSAVLLGIVLGGMMAVDMGGPVNKAAYVFGTGTLAATVSSGGSVAMAAVMAGGMVPPLAIFVATLLFKDKFTKEERNSGLTNIIMGLSFITEGAIPFGAADPARAIPSFILGSAVAGGLVGLAGIKLMAPHGGIFVIALTSNALLYLAFVLVGAIVSGVVYGYLRKPQA
- the rlmB gene encoding 23S rRNA (guanosine(2251)-2'-O)-methyltransferase RlmB — its product is MKTNDIVYGVHAVTEALLANTGNKLYLQEDLRGKNVEKVKELATEKKVSISWTSKKSLSEMTEGAVHQGFVLRVSEFAYSELDHILAKTRQEENPLLLILDGLTDPHNLGSILRTADATNVSGVIIPKHRAVGVTPVVAKTATGAIEHVPIARVTNLSQTLDKLKAEGFWTFGTDMNGTPCHKWNTKGKIALIIGNEGKGISSNIKKQVDEMITIPMNGHVQSLNASVAAAILMYEVFRNRL
- the def gene encoding peptide deformylase: MSAIERITKAAHLIDMNDIIREGNPTLRAVAEEVTFPLSDQEIILGEKMMQFLKHSQDPVMAEKMGLRGGVGLAAPQLDISKRIIAVLVPNIVEEGETPQEAYDLQAIMYNPKIVSHSVQDAALGEGEGCLSVDRNVPGYVVRHARVTVDYFDKDGEKHRIKLKGYNSIVVQHEIDHLNGIMFYDRINEKDPFAVKDGLLILE
- a CDS encoding DeoR/GlpR family DNA-binding transcription regulator, with amino-acid sequence MLKTERKQLILEELNQHHVVSLEKLVSLLETSESTVRRDLDELEAENKLRRVHGGAELPHSLQEEETIQEKSVKNLQEKKLLAQKAASLIKEKDVIFIDAGTTTAFLIKELVNKNITVVTNSIHHAVQLVEKQIPTVMVGGSVKMATDACIGGVALNQINQLHFDRAFIGMNGIDDGYYTTPDMEEGAVKRAILENAKQTYVLVDSSKIGQTCFAKVAPLKRAIVITSQGHELLQAIKKKTEVIEV
- a CDS encoding CapA family protein; protein product: MEKRQDRRSQGSLYGVWRTSVDFFRNYKSWTNAQFIIVLLLAVALSMGGNLLVRAVQSSKGTSPSSQTIDSASTSGQSKEDQSGETTARIMANGDLLYHIPIYRTALKEDGTYDFHENFEYVKPWLKQADLVIGDFEGTVNKDHYLAGYPLFNAPGEVMDAIKDAGYQVLDLAHNHILDSQIDGVVSTAQAIEKAGMTPIGVYTHESRDQAPIVIKEVNGIKVALLAYSYGFNGIEQYISQEDYNRYLSDLNEDKMKAEIERAEKEADITVIMPQMGIEYQLEPTEEQKTLYHKMIDWGADIIFGGHPHVVEPAETVEKDGDKKLIIYSMGNFLSNQRIETMQDEENAKWTERGVLMDVTIKKKDGKTRIETAKAHPTWVNRTPKGTYSPEGYPLFLYQTYILEDFIEGGSHRDKLDEETKERIDTAYKEMNEHVGLKW
- a CDS encoding DUF4059 family protein; translated protein: MLLHLFSLYFESLILTTILVVIFLGIWIGLRAMSGVDKTAKARQAHLYDMIMIGVLVIPVLSFAVMSLLLVFKA